The Coffea eugenioides isolate CCC68of chromosome 8, Ceug_1.0, whole genome shotgun sequence genome has a segment encoding these proteins:
- the LOC113781416 gene encoding xanthohumol 4-O-methyltransferase-like has translation MDKHDAASKLLHGQAQIWKQMFAFVDSMALKCAVELQIADIIHSHGRPLSLSEISSNITNSSSPSFPYLARIMRLLVRNNIFESIEDVQQENGGDTPSTTLYGLTTASRWLLNNNDQLSMTPFILMENHPWLLSPWHQLSTCVREGGIAFQKAHGKEIWDMASQNPEFNKIFNDGMECTGKITMQAILSVFKGTYWDGVESLVDVGGGTGATMAEIVKVYPHIKGINFDLPHVIATAPKYDGVSHVGGDMFDAIPSAQAVFMKWIMHDWCDEDCVKILKNCRRAIPEKTGKVFIVEVVLKPDGDGLFDSIGMILDLLMIAHSSGGKERTEPEWKKLLDKGGFPRYKITEIPACFSIIEAYPE, from the exons ATGGACAAACATGACGCAGCATCAAAACTTCTTCACGGTCAAGCACAGATATGGAAACAAATGTTCGCCTTTGTAGACTCCATGGCTTTAAAATGTGCTGTGGAGCTCCAAATAGCTGACATTATACACTCCCATGGCCGCCCCTTATCCCTCTCCGAAATCTCCTCCAATATCACCAACTCTTCGTCCCCAAGTTTTCCATATCTGGCACGCATCATGAGGTTGTTAGTCCGCAACAATATCTTCGAATCCATAGAAGATGTTCAACAGGAAAATGGTGGAGACACTCCCTCCACCACCCTCTACGGCCTAACCACCGCCTCCCGGTGGCTACTAAATAACAATGACCAGTTGAGCATGACTCCCTTTATCTTAATGGAGAACCATCCATGGCTTTTAAGTCCATGGCATCAGTTGAGTACTTGTGTAAGAGAGGGCGGCATTGCATTCCAAAAAGCTCATGGAAAAGAGATATGGGATATGGCATCACAAAACCCTGAGTTCAACAAGATTTTTAATGATGGGATGGAATGTACTGGGAAGATTACAATGCAAGCAATTCTTTCAGTGTTTAAAGGTACTTATTGGGATGGTGTGGAATCACTTGTGGATGTTGGGGGTGGGACTGGTGCAACCATGGCTGAGATTGTCAAGGTTTATCCACATATCAAAGGAATCAACTTTGATTTGCCGCATGTTATCGCTACAGCACCTAAGTATGATGGAGTTTCTCATGTTGGTGGTGACATGTTTGATGCCATCCCCAGTGCTCAAGCAGTCTTCATGAAG TGGATAATGCATGATTGGTGTGATGAAGATTGTGTGAAAATATTGAAAAACTGTCGAAGAGCAATACCAGAAAAAACAGGAAAGGTCTTCATTGTTGAAGTGGTTTTAAAGCCTGACGGTGATGGGTTATTTGACAGCATTGGGATGATACTTGACTTGCTAATGATTGCTCACAGCTCCGGTGGTAAGGAGAGGACTGAACCTGAATGGAAAAAACTTTTAGATAAAGGAGGCTTCCCACGTTACAAGATTACTGAAATTCCAGCTTGCTTTTCCATCATAGAGGCCTATCCAGAATGA